CGTTCAGCACGGTGTACGTTCAGCCGATGGGCGGCTTGAAAACGAAAGTGACTTTTCCGGATCTTAAGAACTTAAAACAACTCGGCAATATCGCTATAAATAAAGCGGAGCTGGTAGTATATACGGGAACCAGCACCACCAGTATTCTGGAGCCGTCTCAGGCATTAACCTTGTATCAACCAGACATTGCGGGCCAGAGGCAGAGTTTGCCGGATCAGGTATCATATTGGGGCGGATCGTCTTATGACAGCACAAAAAAACGGTATATCTTTAACCTCAGCACTTACGTTCAGCATGTCCTTTCAGGAAAATCGGAACAATATCCGGTGTATATTATTCCATCTGACGTTAGATTTATATCTCAACAATCGAGGAATATCTCTACGATAGCGACAACGGCATCCAGGTCTATCCTGGCAGGTAAGGATCATCCCGAGTTTAAGATAAAGCTAAATATTTACTATACGCTTCCGCATCAATAGCTGCAAAAAAGGGCCATGCCTGCATTTTTGGCCGCTTAAGCGGTAGATTTACAACACTATAAATGCGTCTCACTATTTGTCGGGACGCATTTATAGTATGATCTCTATTCGCTACACTGATAATATACCTTTCACGCTTTATCTTTTTGATTAAATTAGCCCCCCTAAATCATTTAATAAAACCATGTGCGGAATTGTTGGATATATCGGCCATCGTGATGCATGGAGCATCATCGTTAAAGGCTTACACCGGTTAGAATACCGGGGATATGACAGTGCAGGCATTGCCTTATTAGACGGCAGCCTCAAAACTTATAAGAAAGCAGGAAAGGTAAGCGAACTTGAAGAGTTTGCTGCAGGAAAAGATAAAACTGGTACTATAGGCATGGGCCATACCCGTTGGGCGACCCATGGAGAACCTTCCGACCGGAATTCTCACCCTCACCAGTCAGGCGACGGAAGACTTTCTATCATTCATAACGGCATCATTGAGAATTATGCTACCTTAAAAGAAGCTTTACAGGCCAAGGGACACGTTTTCAACAGTGATACGGATACAGAAATTCTGGTACATCTGATTGAAGAGGTACAGAAGGCTGATAATCTTGACTTGGCAGAAGCGGTCAGGGTAGCATTAACAAAAGTTATCGGTGCCTACGCTATTGTTGTGATGAGCCAGGATGAGCCAGATCTGCTGATTGCTGCCAGAAAAGGAAGTCCTATGGTGATTGGAGTTGGTCAGAATGAATATTTCATAGCTTCAGATGCGTCGCCGATAGTAGAATACACCAAAAACGTGATCTACCTGAAGGACAACCAGATTGCCGCAGTGTCAAGGGATGAAATTATTGTTAAGAGTATCGATAATATCATTCAGACTCCGTCCATACAGGAACTGACGCTTAAGCTTGAAATGCTTGAAAAGGGCGGATTCGACCATTTTATGCTGAAAGAGATCTACGAGCAACCGCGTTCGATTAAAGATTGCATGAGAGGCCGCATCTATCCGAAAGAAGGAAAAGTACAGCTGGGCGGAATTAAGGACTATACCGAAAAGCTGAAAAATATTGACCGCATTGTCATTATAGCCTGCGGAACTTCCTGGCATGCCGGCCTCGTAGGAGAATACCTGATAGAAGAATACGCAAGGGTTCCGGTTGAAGTAGAATATGCGTCAGAATTCCGTTACCGTAATCCCATTATCTCTGAAAAGGATCTTGTTATTGCTATCTCGCAGTCTGGTGAAACGGCCGATACAATGGCTGCTATTGAATTAGCGAAAGAAAAGGGAGCCACCATATTTGGTATCTGCAATGTAGTTGGCTCATCCATTCCCCGTATCACCCATGCCGGAGTCTATACCCATGCAGGCCCTGAAATAGGCGTTGCTTCTACCAAGGCATTTACTGCACAGGTTACCGTGCTTACTCTTATGGCTTTATATATCGCACAACAGAGGGGCTCTATTCACCAGGGTGAGATGGTAAAGATGCTGACAGAGCTTGATGAGATCCCTTCGCTTGTTGAACAATGCCTTAAATCGAACGACACGGTTCTAGCCATATCCGAAAAGTTAAAAGATTCAAGGAACTGCCTTTTCCTCGGAAGAGGAAGCGGGTTTCCCGTTGCGCTCGAAGGAGCCTTGAAGCTGAAAGAAATATCCTATATACATGCCGAAGGTTATCCTGCGGCCGAAATGAAACACGGTCCGATAGCGCTGATCGACGAAGATATGCCTGTTATCTTTATTGCGACAAAGAATTCGTCGTATGAGAAAGTGATAAGCAATATCCAGGAAGTGAAGGCCCGTAAAGGGAAGGTTATCGCCATTGTTACCGAGGGCGATAAAGAGGTTAAGAAAATGGCTGATTATGTTATCGAAATACCAGACACTAACGAGGCTTATTTACCTCTTCTGGCAACTATCCCCTTACAGTTACTTTCATACCATATCGCCGTGCTAAGAGGCTGCAACGTAGACCAACCCAGAAATCTTGCTAAATCGGTGACGGTGGAGTAGAGATGTGGGTTGTGAGTTGAAGGTTGTGAGTTGTGGGGGCGAAAGGGATTGAAAGCTGAAAGGGAAAAGCAGAAATGTGAAAGCTACACAACAAATCTTTCACGTGAATTCAGGGTTTCCGATAAGAAAAAAGAGGCTTACAAATTTGTAAAGCCTCTTTGTAATTAAAAACCCCAATATTCAACATAAACATAATTTCTTCGAGCCCCGCTATGCATTCTCATCTGCATGAGCAGATTCCTTATAATCTATTTCTAAAAGAAGAGTGTCAAGCGTAAAACCGACTTAAGCGCCCTGCGATGCAAGTATCAGGATAAATAATTAATATATAAAATCGATAATTACTATCTTTGTATAGATAAATACTATGACACTTGTACAACTAGAATATATTGTGGCGGTCGATACCTATCGTAGTTTTGGTGTGGCCGCTGAGAAGTGCTTTGTTACACAGCCCACTTTGAGCATGCAGGTCCAGAAGCTCGAGGAAACATTAGGAGTAAAACTATTCGACAGAAGTAAGCAACCGGTTGTACCTACCGATATCGGGCAGGAAGTGATTGAACAGGCGCGTGTTGTTCTGGCCGAATCGTCAAACCTCGAAGAGATCATCAGTTCTTACAAAAAAGAACTCGCAGGTGAACTTAAGGTTGGTGTTATTCCTACCGTTGCGCCCTACCTTCTTCCGAAGATTATTTTAAACTTTTCGGATAAGTACCCCAAGGTTCATATTCAGATCTGGGAATATACAACAGACCAAATAGTCAAGAAATTAAAGACAGGGTTGCTTGATTGCGGCATACTTTCTACTCCTCTGGAAGATAAGAGCCTTACCGAAATTCCTCTGTTTTACGAGGATTTTGTTGCTTATACATCTCCTTTAAACAAACTGC
The window above is part of the Arcticibacter tournemirensis genome. Proteins encoded here:
- the glmS gene encoding glutamine--fructose-6-phosphate transaminase (isomerizing); the encoded protein is MCGIVGYIGHRDAWSIIVKGLHRLEYRGYDSAGIALLDGSLKTYKKAGKVSELEEFAAGKDKTGTIGMGHTRWATHGEPSDRNSHPHQSGDGRLSIIHNGIIENYATLKEALQAKGHVFNSDTDTEILVHLIEEVQKADNLDLAEAVRVALTKVIGAYAIVVMSQDEPDLLIAARKGSPMVIGVGQNEYFIASDASPIVEYTKNVIYLKDNQIAAVSRDEIIVKSIDNIIQTPSIQELTLKLEMLEKGGFDHFMLKEIYEQPRSIKDCMRGRIYPKEGKVQLGGIKDYTEKLKNIDRIVIIACGTSWHAGLVGEYLIEEYARVPVEVEYASEFRYRNPIISEKDLVIAISQSGETADTMAAIELAKEKGATIFGICNVVGSSIPRITHAGVYTHAGPEIGVASTKAFTAQVTVLTLMALYIAQQRGSIHQGEMVKMLTELDEIPSLVEQCLKSNDTVLAISEKLKDSRNCLFLGRGSGFPVALEGALKLKEISYIHAEGYPAAEMKHGPIALIDEDMPVIFIATKNSSYEKVISNIQEVKARKGKVIAIVTEGDKEVKKMADYVIEIPDTNEAYLPLLATIPLQLLSYHIAVLRGCNVDQPRNLAKSVTVE
- a CDS encoding hydrogen peroxide-inducible genes activator — protein: MTLVQLEYIVAVDTYRSFGVAAEKCFVTQPTLSMQVQKLEETLGVKLFDRSKQPVVPTDIGQEVIEQARVVLAESSNLEEIISSYKKELAGELKVGVIPTVAPYLLPKIILNFSDKYPKVHIQIWEYTTDQIVKKLKTGLLDCGILSTPLEDKSLTEIPLFYEDFVAYTSPLNKLLEKNEIKARDINPSELWLLNEGHCMRNQVLNICTHREMGNKLRAFEYNTGSVETLKRMVDINAGITILPELSLTDFSEEQLQRVKRFSKPVPAREMSIVTHRNFLKRGIITALEKEIIESIPQHMLSRNKKEVMETSIN